A window of Papilio machaon chromosome W, ilPapMach1.1, whole genome shotgun sequence genomic DNA:
caccttcttatgcgtcctctcttccgctaaatccacttcccattttttcctaataggaaaagggtgggaaggacaAGAGGACTATTTAGGACATTTCAAGTTACCGCAGTCAAGTAGTAAATTGATCATAAACATTGTCGAGACATTTCTTAATATcagaaatcttttttattacatcaaatCATGTACATATCCCTACATAAACATATccaaaggaaaataaataattattaattaataaaaattaatcaattttaacattaattacaaaaaaatgaaacagccaaattaaatttaattctgtaTAGTTAACTAAATAGTGTTAaagtaattagttttaaaattgaatattgacCTACCTTCAATAGTAGTTTTAGCGACTCCTCCAAATAACATAAGTAATATTCCTCGTTTCACTTCATTGTTCCCGTGTATGCTTGGAAATAAGCTTGTTATTAGATTATTATACAGATTCCTGTCTTTTGTCATCTCATACACCTAGatagaaaaacatataaaaaaaaattaaacacttgtgagtttccactgtggAAACAATCGGGTAAGACTGCAGTGGAAACTTATGtttacacattaaaaaaaattaaaagatttcaaCAGTAAAGTAAATTTAGACTAACAAAAGGTGTTTCAagaaaccaattttttttctcacaaTACCTTATCATATTACATCTTGTTCAGACTGACGCCTGCTCAATATTGCGTCGGGGCACAGTGGCGCGAAAATTGCCGTCGCCCGCATCAGGCGCTTGggcattttttaatacaaatcggTCGCGGGTGTGCCACTTGTGCCGAGATCACCGTAACGTTCAcatgtatttttcaattatactattttaaagtatccGGTTGTTTAACTTAAGGCACCATTCTATTTACTAAAGATAGAACATGGTGGCCCATGAGGGGAACAAAGAAGAATCCgtgaaataataacaattaatacgTAAATACGACGAGACACCGGTTAGCGCGGCGACCTAACGATCTTCAACATCACATCAAATCATTCCTGTGGATGGAGCCTTGCAGTGGATATTTCTAAAACCACGGGCTGTATTGGAAAACAGAAAAACAAAGAAGATTCGAGCAGTGAATCAGCTAAAGTTTCACATCGAACAGTTACGAGTTCGTCCGCTAAGATAAGTGTCCTTCCTTAACTAATTcctaaaaaacctaataactaacaaaataatattcaaaatcgTTCGTCATTTGTGTAAATTAAGTGTTTTAGACAAGTTTTACAGCGTTTAATGCAcgtaaatttgttatttagtgCAAAATTGCATCATTTTTTGTTACCTACccttatgtaaaaaaaaagtgaacaattcaattaactttagttatttatCGCAATATTATCTAAATGAATACATGAAtcattcaattttatgttCACTATCCCGTAAAATTGTTCAATGGAagtatattaaacaataaaaggtCACTCAATTggtataaagttaaattattttacgaagTAACGTTAGCTtcgtattttatgttttctcgTTTCGTATTGtttatacatacaatatttagCGTATTTGCCGAATATTCCAGGCTAATATTCATCATCGCCGTGCGCCGTTCGCAAGTACATACATACTTATCCCGTTGGAATACCTTGGCCGGCCGCGGCTCCTGTACCGGCCGGGAGCGAATTGTTGAGCGTGCGCAGCCGGCTTCCCTGAGCGGCAAGTACCACCAGAACGAGGAACGTGAgccatttcaatttaataacgtAGGAATTGCattgctatttaaataaagagatTCAATATTTAGTTAACTGACTTCAAAAAAgaatagtttaaattatattgttttgttgttttttgttcgtaagtgttatatttaatgacaGAAGAAATGAATAAACAAAGTTTACGTGATTTAATCACTAGGAGAACGTCCGCCAAGggacaaattacaaaatttaaaaattatttaaatagcatTGCTTGTTTAATAGAACTAAACAACGTTCAATTAACGGAGTTAGATTTAAAACTCACTAAATTTGAAGCGTTGTCTATGAAGGTTGATGATTTGCAAAGTGAAATAGaggttttaaattatgaaaatatttcgacTGAAATTGAGGAACGCGATAAAATTGAGCaagatataattatgaatatagCAAAGGCCAAAACTTTAGTCGaaaaattttccaaaaaattaGAATGCGAAAAAAGGCGCAGTTCGGGTCATAACGCGTCATGTTGCATAGATGATCCTAATCACCCCCACGAATTAGGGTTGAAACTCCCTCAAATTCAAATAGCCAAATTTGATGGCGCATATTTCCGTTGGTTGGAGTTTCGGGATACTTTTGAAAATCTTATACATAAGAATGATCGCATATCAGACATTCATAAATTCCATTACCTCGTTTCTTATTTGCAAGGTGACGCGGCCAGGATCATTTCAAATTTAGAGGTGTCAACCAACAATTATGCTGAAGCGTGGAAGATGATTTGCAATAGATACGACAACAAAAGAATATTGATTAATCATCATTtaacatcattatttaatattaaacagctTCCACGGGAATCAGAGCGATCTCTACGATTTTTGGTTGACCACGTGACCAAAAATTTGCGCGCGTTAACAAGCCTAGGACAGCCCACTGACAAATGGGAtgtactaataatatttatgttatcatCTAAGTTAGATAGCAATACGTTGTTAAAATGGGAGGAATATCGCAACAATTTGGAAGGCGACGTACCTACGCtcgaacaattttataaatttatgataGACCGTGCTGATGTGCTCGAGTCATTGAATCGTAATAATCGGTCTGACGTTAGTAGCGTGTCAAAGATGACCAGTGCCCCTGTGCGTTCTAtagctaataataattatattcagaGGCAAggtcaaaatcaaaataatgtcgTAAAATCGTTTGCGAGCACCAGCAAAAATTGTAGCAAGAAACCAAATACTACATTTATGTGTATTATTTGCAATGAGCGTCATAGGATATATGATTGTCCAACGTTTAAAGCGAAGGGGGTTGACGAGCGAATGATGGACGTGACGAAGTATAAATTGTGTGTTAATTGTTTGAGACAAGGTCACCCCGAAAGCGAGTGTCGCATGGGTCCATGCCGTGAACGCGGCTGCACCGAGCGGCACAATAGTCTGCTCCATCGCCCATCATCCTCCTCAAGCCACCTCGCTCTCATTGATGAACaagatgaaaatgaaattatcgTTAACTATTCTAATCACAATACAAATCAGGTGTTATTATCTACTGCTATCATTGAAGTATCGAATCCAGTTGATCATCAAAAGGTCAAAGTTCGTGCTCTTTTAGATTGCGGAAGCCAATCGTCATTTATATCTGAGTCCCTAAAGACCAGACTGTCATTAAAGTCTCGCCACATTGACACACTAAAGGTCATTGGTGTAGGCAATACTTCTTCAATGAATGTAATTGAAAGttgtaatattcaattaaaggCAACAAATAGTAATTTCAGTGCAATGTTATCGTGTTTTGTGTTAAATGAGCTCACCGGTCGTTTACCAAAGACGCCGGTTGACATCAAGTCAATTAAATTACCAGAAAATATTCAGTTGGCTGACCCCATGTTTTATCAGCCAGCTCCCATAGATGTACTAATAGGTGCTGATCTCTTCTGGGACATTCTAGGCAACGAACAACGTTCTCTAGGACCAAACAATCCTAAATTAAGGAGTTCACAGTTAGGTTGGATAATCTCTGGCCCTATGAATTCAGTAGTATCTAGCAATAGGATACACTGTAATCACGCCATTGTCTCTTCATCCGTTTTTGTCAGTGGGTCTGGACTTCGCGGGACCGTTCACGATCGTAAATCGTAAGGGCCGTGGAAGtcgtttaataaaatgttacatgtgTTTGTTCGTATGTCTGCGTTATAAATGCATCCACCTCGAAGCTGTGAGTGAATTAACAAAGGATGCATTCATAATGACACTTCGGCGTTTCGTAGCGCGCAGAGGCAGGCCAACGGAAATATTTTGTGATAACGGAACTAACTTAGTAGCAGCCGCAAGGGAGTTAGGATCATTTATCAAGCAAAATCAAAACTCTCTATTTGATTTTGCAAGTCAAAATTCTATCCAGTTTAAGTTTATTCCGGCTTACTCGCCTCATTTTGGTGGTATTTGGGAAGCCGGCGTTAAGTCGGCTAAATTCCACTTAAAACGCGTCGTTGGCAATAGCCACCTTACTTTTGAGGAACTTAATACTTTGTTTACACAAGTGGAGGCGATTTTGAACAGCCGTCCCTTGTGTCCCCTATCATCCTCTCCTAATGACCTCCTTTCCCTTTCCCCAGGACACTTCTTGATCGGGAGACCGTTAACTGCTCCACCGTCGCAACATCTGGGTGACTCCAAGGAAAGTACACTCCAACGCTATGAACGCTTAGAAAAAATGCAGCCACACTTCTGGCAAAGATGGCAGCGTGAATATCTGTCTGAGATGCAGCAGAGAACAAAATGGAAAGGCAGTACA
This region includes:
- the LOC123723273 gene encoding uncharacterized protein LOC123723273, with translation MTLRRFVARRGRPTEIFCDNGTNLVAAARELGSFIKQNQNSLFDFASQNSIQFKFIPAYSPHFGGIWEAGVKSAKFHLKRVVGNSHLTFEELNTLFTQVEAILNSRPLCPLSSSPNDLLSLSPGHFLIGRPLTAPPSQHLGDSKESTLQRYERLEKMQPHFWQRWQREYLSEMQQRTKWKGSTSKLDIGDMVLLADDNAPPLSWKLGRVLRLITGSDGTARVADITTNKGCVRRSLVRLCELPTAEELQG